TATTAAGCTCCGCCCTTAAATCAGCTGTATTGTAAGATTTAGCCACACAAGCTATCAGAAGGAGATACAAAATCATCATTATAACATTAGGGACAGAATGGTACTTCTTCTCATTGAACTGTTGAATTTATTTCCTAGTTTCGTAGAATTAGGATTTCTCGTCTGTTTCTCTGACACATATTGAACTGAAACCAATGAGttctgaaattaaataatattccgGGTGACGCCTCGCCTTTTAAATGTCGTCATCTGAGTTACAGCCAATCAACAACGAGATAAACATCCATTTATCAGCGCCATGCTGTGAAGCCTGTGCTCTGAAGCGAGGCCACCAGGAATCACGTAGGAGGCCGAGACTTGTTTTGCGAGTGAGATCAGATCGGCGCCAATGTCTTCTGCACAATGGCTACCGAATTGCAGGGTCTGCACACAGCCACAAGTAGCGTGTACTCTCTGACAAGCACACACGTCTGTAGGAGCAGCGATATGCAGCTCGCGAGCTCGCAGACCAGTTTCATTCGCGACCCTGCCGAGTTCAAATACATGACGCCGCAGCACCAAAGCCCTAACGGGCATGCTCTCAGCCCTCATCCCCAGTGGGTCGGGTTCTCCCCGCATGGAGACCCAGGAACATGGCCGTCCAGCATGGCTCACCCGGGTCTTCATCAACAAGACATTAAACCACCACATCACGCCGGGACTGAAATACATCACGGCGCACTAGCTCATCACCGTCCCTCACAGCACATGCCAGCGTCCTACCCATGGCACCCCTCATCGTTGGGACCACCACATATGACAAGTATGGCGCCACCAGGAAACGGATCTTCCCCCTCGCAACGTCCAACTTACGGAATGAACGGTATGCTGACCCATGCAGGTGGCCAGCTTCAGCCAGTCATGAGAGACATGTCCCAACATCTACCCAATGACCACAACGCACATAATCATCATTATCTCGACCCCATACATCATCGTAGTTTGAACTCAAGGTCAGTCGACAGCGACCACACCGTAATCAATGAGTCACCACCGCCCAACTCTGATGACTTGGAGAATTTTGCTAAGCAGTTCAAACAGAAACGAATTAAACTAGGATTCACCCAAGCTGACGTGGGCTTAGCCTTAGGGACACTTTACGGCAATGTATTTAGTCAGACGACCATTTGCAGGTTCGAAGCTCTGCAGTTGAGTTTCAAAAATATGTGTAAGTTGAAACCACTGCTCTGTAAATGGTTGGAGGAAGCTGACAGTTCAACTGGCTCACCAACATCACTTGATAAAATCGCTTCCCAGGGTCGAAAACGGAAGAAGAGGACCAGCATTGAAGTATCTGTGAAGTCAGCGCTGGAATCTcacttcctcagacaacaaaaaCCGATGGCTCAAGAGATAGCAGGCCTTGCAGATAGTCTACATTTAGATAAAGAAGTGGTACGAGTGTGGTTTTGTAACCGACGACAGAAGGAAAAGCGGATGACAACGAA
This sequence is a window from Tachypleus tridentatus isolate NWPU-2018 chromosome 5, ASM421037v1, whole genome shotgun sequence. Protein-coding genes within it:
- the LOC143250661 gene encoding POU domain, class 3, transcription factor 4-like, whose translation is MATELQGLHTATSSVYSLTSTHVCRSSDMQLASSQTSFIRDPAEFKYMTPQHQSPNGHALSPHPQWVGFSPHGDPGTWPSSMAHPGLHQQDIKPPHHAGTEIHHGALAHHRPSQHMPASYPWHPSSLGPPHMTSMAPPGNGSSPSQRPTYGMNGMLTHAGGQLQPVMRDMSQHLPNDHNAHNHHYLDPIHHRSLNSRSVDSDHTVINESPPPNSDDLENFAKQFKQKRIKLGFTQADVGLALGTLYGNVFSQTTICRFEALQLSFKNMCKLKPLLCKWLEEADSSTGSPTSLDKIASQGRKRKKRTSIEVSVKSALESHFLRQQKPMAQEIAGLADSLHLDKEVVRVWFCNRRQKEKRMTTNVDVAGNPRTNTETVKGGHKNDGSQNMLLRHADGGYLNNSPQFQSHSHSPPMLHSPPPQSASHCITTIGQTLTAHRQLT